A single Verrucomicrobiota bacterium DNA region contains:
- a CDS encoding FHA domain-containing protein, giving the protein MNKQNHVLGELQRLGRKSGEEGILFVFEGHYNGVIYIKNGYVRHCHAANNYGASETGFHSLLRILSLKSPEWCWESCDLPQDKSMKISIDSVLDSVDELTIKRSQQTKTARLQLPNKQQIDLSKGKVYVHVDKGGLEGKKYVLLPGKTTVGRAPGCHIRLPDSTVSTRHCHFMIKDNTVFLEDLDSFNGTLINGVSINKYAVALNDVIEIGEVMTHLSYQENDAEMENDDIINDLDTDDMDGFEEAFGTAEPESRTSLQKKLRQITRVVEKKFKNRDKQNKEEIANEESLHESDVELEEASENSDSSEAQCPNRMALQRELRQKTKVVQKTAEYCDK; this is encoded by the coding sequence AGTCGGGCGAAGAAGGAATCCTCTTCGTCTTTGAAGGACACTACAACGGTGTTATCTATATAAAAAACGGCTATGTCAGACACTGCCATGCTGCAAACAACTATGGAGCAAGTGAAACAGGTTTTCACTCACTATTGCGGATCTTATCTCTCAAGTCACCCGAGTGGTGTTGGGAGTCATGTGACTTACCCCAAGATAAGTCCATGAAAATTTCCATAGACAGTGTATTAGACTCCGTAGATGAACTAACTATAAAAAGGAGTCAGCAAACAAAAACAGCTCGCTTGCAATTACCGAACAAACAACAAATAGATCTAAGCAAGGGCAAGGTCTATGTTCATGTGGACAAAGGCGGACTAGAGGGAAAAAAATATGTATTGTTGCCAGGAAAAACAACGGTAGGCAGAGCTCCAGGTTGTCACATTAGGCTACCTGACTCGACTGTCTCCACAAGACATTGCCATTTCATGATCAAAGATAATACCGTTTTTCTAGAAGACCTAGACTCGTTTAATGGCACTCTCATTAATGGAGTAAGCATCAATAAATATGCGGTAGCATTAAACGATGTCATTGAAATTGGTGAGGTTATGACACACCTGTCATATCAAGAGAATGATGCTGAGATGGAAAATGATGACATCATTAACGATCTAGATACGGATGACATGGATGGCTTTGAAGAAGCGTTCGGCACTGCAGAGCCAGAAAGCCGCACGTCTCTACAGAAAAAGCTACGTCAAATTACGCGCGTTGTTGAGAAGAAATTCAAAAATCGTGATAAGCAAAACAAAGAAGAAATAGCCAATGAGGAGTCTCTTCATGAATCGGACGTAGAGTTGGAAGAAGCAAGCGAAAACTCTGATAGCTCAGAAGCTCAATGCCCTAACCGCATGGCTTTACAAAGAGAACTACGTCAAAAAACAAAAGTTGTTCAAAAAACTGCAGAATATTGCGACAAGTAA